Proteins found in one Corynebacterium canis genomic segment:
- a CDS encoding glucose PTS transporter subunit IIA: MNPPRTVGVVAPISGNIIDIADVPDPVFAKKAVGDGFGISEPPSGDVLSPVTGTVTMVAKTLHAVGFKTESGLQFLVHLGIDTVALEGKPFTISVAKGDKVEAGQVIGTMDTDAIIAAGKSTTTVVAVTNTKKKLEEITVTYGQATAGDQVATAVAKEPTAPKPADAASESNLPAKTGETAVATTSSRPPELTGFDALAWDIIDNIGGKENVKNFTHCITRVRFYLKDESLAKDAVVSNLDGVIDVVKAGGQYQVVIGPAVEDVYNAIVGQMGDVATGAADVVDEPRPTTLVGWAKYGFSSLIGVITGSMIPIIGLLAASGIIKGILSLLLTFEVIDRESNTFMVIDAMSDSVFFFLPIFVGFTAAKRLGSDPIIVAIIGGVLTYPSIVAYVKDEADKVLTGESTHSAILGMPLNADFFGLPYHLANYSYSIFPIIVAAWLASVVEPWLKKVIPATIRMIFMPLIEVVIVSVVILLVLGPIVMFISTGIANVIQGLYNLSPTISGLLIGGFYQSLVIFGLHWAVIPLVAQDIASNGNSYLNAIISATMVAQGGAVLAVFIKSKVLKIKELSGSAALAAFCGITEPAMYGINLKYGRVFIMASIGGAAGGLLTGLFNVNMWGFTGSLIGFTSFVNPEGLDFSFWGFWIASATAIVVSFTLTYLFGFTDADVEGGREVKKVRLGRREPVHK, from the coding sequence ATGAATCCTCCCAGAACGGTTGGTGTAGTTGCACCAATTTCCGGCAATATCATTGATATTGCTGATGTGCCGGATCCAGTGTTTGCTAAAAAGGCAGTTGGAGATGGTTTTGGCATTAGCGAACCGCCCAGCGGGGACGTCCTATCACCGGTGACGGGCACCGTCACCATGGTGGCAAAAACACTCCATGCTGTAGGTTTCAAAACGGAATCTGGCCTCCAATTCTTGGTCCACCTCGGCATTGACACCGTCGCACTCGAAGGAAAACCCTTTACCATTTCCGTAGCAAAGGGCGACAAAGTCGAAGCTGGCCAAGTCATTGGCACCATGGATACCGACGCCATTATCGCGGCAGGTAAAAGCACAACCACCGTCGTAGCCGTAACAAACACCAAGAAAAAGCTCGAGGAGATCACGGTTACCTACGGGCAGGCGACGGCCGGTGACCAAGTTGCCACCGCTGTGGCAAAGGAGCCCACTGCACCGAAGCCGGCAGATGCAGCCTCGGAATCGAATCTTCCAGCTAAAACCGGGGAGACGGCGGTAGCCACAACCAGTTCCCGCCCACCCGAGCTCACGGGCTTCGACGCATTGGCGTGGGACATCATCGACAATATTGGCGGCAAAGAAAACGTCAAGAACTTTACGCATTGCATCACCCGCGTGCGGTTCTATCTCAAGGACGAATCCCTTGCCAAAGATGCGGTGGTGTCCAATCTCGACGGCGTGATCGATGTGGTCAAGGCCGGTGGCCAGTACCAGGTTGTTATCGGCCCTGCGGTGGAAGACGTTTACAACGCAATCGTCGGGCAAATGGGCGACGTCGCAACTGGTGCCGCCGATGTGGTCGACGAGCCGCGCCCGACCACGCTTGTGGGGTGGGCGAAATACGGTTTCAGCTCGCTGATCGGGGTGATCACCGGGTCGATGATCCCGATCATTGGCCTGCTCGCCGCCTCCGGCATTATCAAGGGTATCTTGTCGCTGCTCCTAACTTTTGAGGTGATCGACAGAGAATCGAATACCTTTATGGTCATCGACGCAATGAGCGACTCGGTGTTCTTCTTCCTCCCGATCTTCGTGGGCTTTACAGCCGCGAAACGCCTAGGATCGGACCCGATTATCGTCGCCATTATCGGCGGTGTGCTCACGTATCCTTCGATCGTCGCGTACGTCAAGGACGAGGCCGACAAGGTGCTTACCGGCGAATCGACCCATAGCGCGATCTTGGGCATGCCACTTAACGCCGATTTCTTTGGCCTGCCCTACCATTTGGCAAACTACAGCTATTCGATCTTCCCGATCATCGTTGCTGCTTGGCTCGCATCCGTGGTCGAACCGTGGCTGAAGAAGGTCATCCCCGCGACGATTCGCATGATTTTCATGCCGCTGATCGAGGTAGTGATCGTGTCCGTGGTGATCCTGCTGGTGCTGGGCCCGATCGTGATGTTTATCTCCACAGGCATCGCAAACGTTATCCAGGGCCTGTACAACCTGTCTCCGACCATTTCGGGCCTGCTGATCGGCGGTTTCTACCAGTCGCTGGTGATCTTCGGCTTGCACTGGGCCGTTATTCCACTGGTGGCGCAAGATATCGCCAGCAACGGCAATTCGTACCTCAATGCGATTATTTCCGCGACGATGGTTGCCCAAGGTGGCGCGGTGCTGGCCGTGTTTATCAAGTCCAAGGTCCTCAAGATCAAGGAATTGTCAGGTTCGGCGGCCCTCGCGGCATTCTGCGGCATTACCGAACCCGCGATGTACGGTATCAACCTCAAGTACGGCCGAGTGTTTATCATGGCCTCGATCGGCGGCGCTGCCGGCGGCCTGTTAACCGGGCTTTTCAACGTGAATATGTGGGGCTTCACCGGATCGCTGATCGGGTTTACCTCATTTGTGAATCCGGAAGGTCTCGACTTCAGCTTCTGGGGCTTCTGGATCGCCTCCGCCACCGCCATTGTGGTTTCGTTCACGCTCACATACCTGTTCGGCTTCACCGATGCTGATGTGGAGGGCGGCCGCGAGGTAAAGAAGGTTCGCCTAGGACGCCGCGAACCTGTGCACAAGTAG
- the treC gene encoding alpha,alpha-phosphotrehalase, producing MNFHKYVIYQIYPKSFCDTKGDGLGDLQGIIEKIPYIASLGVDMVWFNPFFVSPQRDNGYDIADYYAIQPAFGTLEEFDEMVAKLGEHGIGVMLDMVLNHTSTAHEWFQKALAGDEEYRDYYIIRPGLADGSPPTNWDSKFGGSAWEPFGDTGDYYLHLFDVTQADLNWRNPEVRTEMANIVNFWRDRGVHGFRFDVINLIGKEAELKSSAPGEDPRYMYTDGTDVDRYLQELAAASFGKDPLSVTVGEMSSTTIERCVGYSNPDNHELNMVFNFHHLKVDYLNGKKWTNIRFQPRDLKEVLNKWALGMQEGNGWNALFLNNHDQPRAINRFGDPERYHVESATMLAHMIHLLRGTPYIYMGEEIGMTDPLYTSINDYVDIESTNAYITLLEEGLNADEAFAIVHSKSRDNARTPMQWDDSKHAGFTNGVPWLAPTNQDRINVVAEEASGRILPYYRKLIQLRKQYAVIADGSYEPFQLEHEKVYAFFRKLEDEELLVIVNLSGEHTVFEIPERFVSGNILIENHSTDLTGNMLQLNPYHAIAILTKEQPQS from the coding sequence GTGAACTTTCACAAATACGTAATCTACCAGATATACCCAAAATCCTTTTGCGATACTAAAGGTGACGGGCTCGGCGATTTACAAGGCATTATCGAAAAGATTCCGTATATCGCTTCGCTCGGCGTAGACATGGTGTGGTTCAACCCGTTTTTCGTTTCGCCTCAACGCGACAATGGCTACGACATCGCAGATTACTACGCCATCCAGCCAGCCTTTGGCACCCTAGAAGAATTCGATGAGATGGTCGCGAAACTTGGGGAGCACGGTATCGGCGTCATGCTCGATATGGTGCTCAACCATACCTCGACCGCCCACGAATGGTTTCAAAAAGCCCTGGCCGGGGACGAAGAATACCGTGACTACTACATCATTCGCCCTGGCTTAGCCGACGGCTCTCCCCCAACCAACTGGGATTCGAAGTTCGGCGGTAGCGCGTGGGAGCCATTCGGCGACACGGGAGACTACTATCTCCACCTCTTCGATGTCACCCAAGCAGACCTCAACTGGCGCAACCCCGAAGTTCGCACCGAAATGGCCAATATCGTGAACTTTTGGAGGGACCGCGGCGTCCACGGTTTCCGCTTCGATGTGATCAACCTCATTGGCAAAGAAGCCGAGCTAAAATCCTCCGCCCCTGGGGAAGACCCGCGCTATATGTACACGGACGGCACAGACGTCGATCGTTACCTCCAAGAACTAGCTGCGGCAAGTTTTGGCAAAGACCCGCTCAGCGTCACCGTCGGTGAAATGTCGTCGACAACCATCGAGCGCTGCGTTGGTTATTCCAATCCGGACAACCATGAGCTCAACATGGTCTTTAACTTTCACCACCTCAAGGTTGATTACCTGAACGGTAAAAAGTGGACCAATATTCGCTTTCAACCCCGCGATCTCAAAGAAGTGCTAAACAAATGGGCGCTCGGAATGCAAGAGGGCAATGGTTGGAACGCGCTATTCCTTAACAACCATGATCAGCCGCGCGCGATTAATCGTTTCGGAGATCCGGAACGCTATCACGTCGAATCCGCCACCATGCTTGCCCATATGATCCACCTGCTGCGTGGAACTCCATACATCTATATGGGCGAAGAGATCGGCATGACCGACCCGCTATACACCAGCATCAATGATTATGTCGATATCGAATCCACCAACGCTTACATCACGTTGCTGGAGGAAGGTCTTAACGCGGACGAAGCGTTTGCCATCGTCCACTCGAAATCCCGCGATAATGCCCGGACACCCATGCAATGGGACGATTCCAAACACGCCGGATTTACCAATGGCGTGCCCTGGTTGGCCCCCACAAATCAGGATCGTATCAATGTCGTAGCGGAAGAAGCATCCGGCCGCATCCTCCCCTACTACCGCAAACTCATTCAACTGCGGAAACAATATGCGGTGATCGCGGACGGTAGCTATGAGCCCTTCCAATTGGAGCACGAAAAGGTTTATGCCTTCTTCCGAAAACTCGAAGATGAAGAATTGCTCGTCATCGTTAACTTGAGCGGCGAACATACAGTTTTCGAAATTCCAGAACGCTTTGTTTCCGGAAATATCCTGATTGAGAATCACTCGACGGACTTAACCGGAAACATGCTACAACTCAATCCCTATCATGCCATCGCTATTCTTACTAAGGAGCAGCCTCAGTCATGA